The following proteins are encoded in a genomic region of Zea mays cultivar B73 chromosome 9, Zm-B73-REFERENCE-NAM-5.0, whole genome shotgun sequence:
- the LOC103638869 gene encoding classical arabinogalactan protein 9-like encodes MPTYGMPPPEFALPMPMLAPPPPPPPPSQFPMGFQTPPASVAAPGDGSGQDDPTHSWVNNLFSTHSPAGGGGDGYE; translated from the exons atgccgacatatgggatgccgcctccggagtttgcactgccaatgccaatgttggcgcctccaccaccgcctccgcctccgtcacaattccctatg ggatttcagacaccacccgcttcagttgccgcacctggagatgggtctggtcaggACGACCCAACACATTCGTGGGTGAACAATCTTTTCAGCACGCatagtccagccggaggaggtggcgatggatatgagtga